One Candidatus Brocadiia bacterium DNA segment encodes these proteins:
- a CDS encoding CBS domain-containing protein, producing MIQDSKYFLYLSELLDKKVIDSQTNKTIGRIKDVLIAPKEIYPEITSLFISVGILGRKFTVAVDDLEPFALPVNKLYLKPDRKPMPFQPSAPNNFLLKDMFLDKQVLDTGGCKVVRVNDLHLLKENNKIWVVHMDIGFRGIARRLGWLSWLDPLVEWIFTSKLPDKFVSWKFVQAIPSSGERKSDKLMLRSAYQCFSEMNPADMAEILTALDRYERVSTFKLMDPQTAAEALVEIDLKMQKELMDLIDGEKRREIVTRMPSDKAADLVSRLSRRRQEEILKQIPQPKSGEIRSLLSHPEQTAGALMTTDYVSLNKDTTAEQAMAKIREISVANKPVYLYYIYVIDNDQTLQGVVNMRRLFAAQPASKLSEIMNTKLVKVKVNTHEAKIIKTYIKYNFVALPVVDNHNILKGVILFKDLADKVMMPLINRV from the coding sequence ATGATTCAGGACAGCAAGTATTTTCTTTATCTTTCGGAATTATTGGATAAAAAGGTAATTGACAGCCAGACCAATAAAACTATTGGCCGGATAAAGGACGTCCTGATTGCGCCCAAGGAAATATATCCTGAAATAACTTCCCTGTTTATTTCCGTCGGCATCCTGGGCCGGAAATTCACAGTAGCTGTCGATGATTTAGAGCCCTTCGCATTGCCTGTCAATAAGTTATATCTCAAGCCGGACCGGAAACCGATGCCTTTCCAGCCGTCAGCCCCGAATAATTTTCTGCTTAAAGATATGTTTCTTGACAAGCAGGTGCTTGATACGGGCGGTTGCAAAGTTGTCCGGGTAAATGACCTGCATCTTCTTAAGGAAAATAACAAAATCTGGGTGGTGCATATGGATATCGGGTTCCGCGGCATTGCCCGCAGGCTGGGTTGGTTGTCCTGGCTGGACCCGCTGGTTGAATGGATATTCACGTCTAAACTGCCGGATAAATTCGTTTCCTGGAAATTCGTCCAGGCCATACCGTCAAGCGGCGAGCGCAAATCAGACAAGCTGATGCTTCGGTCGGCCTACCAGTGTTTTAGCGAGATGAATCCGGCTGATATGGCCGAGATACTGACGGCGCTGGACCGTTACGAGCGCGTTTCCACGTTCAAGCTGATGGACCCGCAGACTGCAGCTGAAGCATTGGTTGAAATAGATCTTAAAATGCAAAAGGAATTGATGGACCTGATTGACGGGGAAAAACGGCGGGAAATAGTCACCCGGATGCCTTCTGACAAAGCGGCCGACCTGGTCAGCCGCCTGTCACGGCGCAGGCAGGAAGAAATATTAAAGCAGATCCCCCAGCCCAAAAGCGGTGAGATAAGAAGCCTGCTGTCTCATCCGGAACAGACCGCCGGGGCATTGATGACGACCGATTACGTTTCTTTGAATAAAGATACCACCGCAGAGCAGGCTATGGCCAAGATACGGGAAATTTCCGTCGCCAACAAGCCGGTCTACCTGTATTACATCTATGTGATTGACAATGACCAGACGCTCCAGGGCGTAGTCAATATGCGGCGGTTGTTCGCCGCCCAGCCCGCGTCGAAATTATCCGAAATAATGAATACCAAACTGGTGAAAGTAAAGGTCAACACCCACGAAGCTAAGATAATAAAGACTTATATAAAATATAACTTCGTGGCTTTGCCGGTGGTGGATAACCACAATATACTCAAAGGGGTGATTCTTTTTAAGGACCTGGCTGATAAGGTAATGATGCCTTTGATTAACCGTGTTTGA
- a CDS encoding Nramp family divalent metal transporter, with product MAEELNVIGNGAPAKPVEKKSFWATILIFLSLIGPGLITGNFGNDAGGITTYSVCGADFGLGMIWMVLPVTVILLLYQEMSGRLGAVTGKGLSDLIRENFGIRIAFYLMIGKFLAGIANTTAEFGGIAASMELFGVNKYISVPLMAILVWLLTIKANYRKLEKIFFIGIAFFACYIVAGLLSPIDWHEVAKQALTPSFRMDSQYLMLLVALIGTTIAPWMVFYHQSAVVEKGISIAEFRYFRWELPFVGISVGVVIFFIIVTCSPLYSQGIRIETAQQAAMALVPLAGVYAKDLFAIGLLIASLGAAMILPISTAFSVCEIFGWESGVNKKFMEAPQFYGMFTIQIILGAAIILIPGIPLIQVMILSQTINGLLLPFVLVIMLILINKKKLMGEYANGPIVNFVAVAATIAITASVVILIYSSVFGS from the coding sequence ATGGCGGAAGAATTAAATGTTATCGGCAATGGCGCCCCGGCAAAACCGGTGGAGAAGAAATCTTTTTGGGCCACCATTCTGATTTTCCTTTCTTTGATAGGCCCCGGTTTGATAACCGGTAATTTCGGCAACGACGCCGGCGGTATTACTACTTACTCGGTTTGCGGAGCCGATTTCGGGTTAGGGATGATATGGATGGTTTTGCCTGTAACCGTTATATTGCTTCTGTACCAGGAAATGAGCGGGCGGCTCGGCGCCGTCACCGGAAAAGGGCTGTCCGACCTGATTCGGGAGAACTTCGGAATCCGGATTGCCTTCTACCTGATGATAGGCAAATTCCTAGCCGGTATTGCCAATACCACGGCCGAGTTCGGCGGTATTGCGGCGTCTATGGAGCTGTTCGGGGTAAATAAGTATATCTCAGTACCGCTTATGGCCATATTAGTTTGGCTTTTGACCATAAAGGCCAACTACCGCAAGCTGGAGAAAATATTCTTTATCGGCATCGCGTTCTTCGCCTGTTATATTGTTGCCGGCCTTTTGTCTCCGATAGATTGGCATGAGGTCGCAAAACAAGCCTTGACGCCGTCATTCCGGATGGATTCACAATACCTGATGTTATTGGTGGCCTTAATCGGCACGACCATCGCGCCCTGGATGGTGTTTTATCACCAGTCGGCTGTGGTGGAAAAAGGCATAAGCATTGCCGAATTCCGCTACTTCAGGTGGGAACTGCCTTTTGTGGGCATAAGCGTCGGGGTAGTCATATTTTTTATTATTGTAACCTGTTCGCCGCTTTACAGCCAAGGTATAAGGATAGAAACGGCCCAGCAGGCGGCCATGGCCTTGGTGCCGTTAGCCGGGGTTTATGCCAAGGATCTTTTTGCCATCGGGCTTTTGATAGCCAGCCTGGGCGCGGCCATGATTCTGCCCATTTCAACCGCGTTTTCGGTCTGCGAAATATTTGGCTGGGAAAGCGGCGTCAATAAGAAGTTTATGGAAGCGCCTCAATTTTACGGGATGTTTACCATCCAGATTATCCTGGGCGCGGCGATTATTCTAATCCCGGGCATTCCTCTTATTCAGGTAATGATTCTTTCCCAGACCATAAACGGCTTATTACTGCCTTTTGTTCTGGTCATAATGTTAATCCTGATTAACAAGAAGAAACTGATGGGCGAATACGCCAACGGGCCGATCGTTAACTTTGTTGCTGTTGCCGCGACCATTGCTATAACCGCGTCGGTGGTGATACTTATATACAGCTCGGTATTCGGCAGCTGA
- a CDS encoding helix-turn-helix domain-containing protein, translating to MNKLMTVKEVAEYMNTSTKTVLRLIRKGKLPAAKVGGQWRVKPEDLEIFLKKRLLYLGQYASPPMYFRPEVLEQYRKDISYFVHEAGFDGRIGRKKDYYKDHIRRSTLGWSKDAFGKDNFNPPTTFPEIAFWKVTLNDNSTAIVLDPRAFYNMPEAEQRKWSNYQIFNPQV from the coding sequence ATGAATAAACTGATGACGGTCAAAGAGGTGGCTGAATATATGAACACCTCCACCAAAACAGTCCTGAGGTTGATAAGAAAAGGCAAGCTCCCGGCCGCCAAGGTGGGCGGTCAGTGGCGGGTAAAGCCCGAAGACCTGGAGATATTCCTTAAAAAACGCCTGCTTTATCTTGGCCAATATGCCAGCCCGCCGATGTATTTCAGGCCGGAGGTTTTGGAGCAATACCGCAAGGACATTTCCTATTTTGTTCACGAGGCCGGATTTGACGGCAGAATCGGCCGCAAAAAGGATTACTATAAAGATCACATCCGCCGGTCAACATTGGGCTGGAGCAAAGACGCGTTCGGCAAGGATAACTTCAATCCGCCGACCACATTCCCTGAGATTGCATTCTGGAAAGTAACGCTCAATGACAATTCCACGGCAATCGTGCTTGACCCGCGGGCGTTCTACAATATGCCCGAAGCCGAGCAGAGAAAATGGTCTAACTACCAGATATTCAATCCGCAGGTATAA
- the gatB gene encoding Asp-tRNA(Asn)/Glu-tRNA(Gln) amidotransferase subunit GatB: MEYKIVIGLEVHVQIKTASKMFCGCPTLYGMPPNKQTCPVCLGLPGVLPVINKKAVELAIKAALALNCAINTPTKFDRKNYFYPDLPKNYQISQYDLPLGKNGHLDIGKGKKIGVTRAHLEEDSGKSIHEENTDYSLVDLNRTGVPLLEIVSQPEISSPEEAYQYLTTLKELMIYLGISDCDMEKGSLRCDANLSILPEGETKLRTKTEVKNLNSFKFVAKALEFEANRQIALLNAGKAVEQETRLWDDAAGETRRLRGKEAVQDYRYFPEPDLRPITISPEWIAQVKNTIPELPAQRRARFVRDYQLSEYDASVLTQSRAMADYFEECVKLYNNPKSIGNWLMGEVSRHLNEQKIGIDEFKIKPKQLTPLLGLLDAKKITSSAAKDVWVEMLASGKTAEEIISAKGLGIVNDQSAIEVFAKQAIEANPKIVADYKGGKKAAIQSLVGQVMRLSKGKANPEIAKQALEKQLGN, translated from the coding sequence ATGGAATACAAAATAGTCATCGGCCTGGAAGTGCACGTGCAGATAAAGACAGCATCCAAGATGTTCTGCGGCTGTCCGACGCTCTACGGCATGCCGCCCAACAAGCAGACCTGCCCGGTCTGCCTGGGCCTACCCGGAGTCCTGCCGGTCATCAACAAGAAGGCGGTGGAGCTGGCCATCAAGGCCGCCCTGGCCCTAAACTGCGCCATCAACACCCCGACTAAGTTCGACCGCAAGAACTATTTCTATCCCGACCTGCCCAAGAACTACCAGATTTCGCAATACGACCTGCCCCTGGGCAAGAACGGGCACCTTGACATCGGCAAGGGCAAGAAGATAGGCGTCACCCGGGCGCATCTGGAAGAGGATTCGGGTAAGTCCATCCACGAAGAGAATACCGATTACTCGCTGGTGGACCTGAACCGAACCGGCGTGCCGCTCCTGGAAATCGTCAGCCAGCCGGAAATCTCATCGCCCGAAGAGGCCTACCAGTACCTGACCACCCTGAAAGAGCTTATGATATACTTAGGCATCTCCGACTGCGATATGGAAAAAGGCTCTCTCAGGTGCGACGCCAACTTGTCCATATTGCCGGAAGGCGAGACAAAACTCAGGACCAAGACCGAAGTAAAGAACCTCAACTCGTTCAAGTTCGTTGCCAAGGCGCTGGAGTTCGAGGCCAACCGCCAGATAGCCCTGCTCAATGCCGGCAAAGCGGTAGAGCAGGAGACCCGGCTCTGGGACGACGCGGCCGGAGAAACCCGGCGCCTGCGCGGCAAGGAAGCCGTCCAGGACTACAGATATTTCCCCGAGCCGGACCTGAGGCCTATAACCATCTCGCCGGAATGGATAGCCCAGGTCAAAAATACCATCCCCGAACTGCCCGCCCAGCGCCGGGCCCGGTTCGTCCGGGATTACCAACTGTCCGAATACGACGCCAGCGTGCTGACCCAATCCCGGGCCATGGCCGACTACTTTGAGGAATGCGTCAAACTCTACAATAATCCCAAATCCATCGGCAACTGGCTGATGGGCGAGGTATCCAGGCATCTCAATGAACAAAAGATAGGCATAGACGAATTTAAGATTAAGCCCAAACAGTTAACACCCCTTTTAGGCCTGCTCGACGCCAAAAAGATTACCTCCAGTGCGGCCAAGGACGTCTGGGTCGAGATGCTCGCATCGGGCAAAACGGCCGAAGAAATTATCAGTGCCAAAGGGCTGGGCATCGTCAACGACCAGTCCGCCATAGAGGTGTTCGCCAAACAGGCCATAGAAGCCAACCCCAAGATAGTGGCCGATTACAAAGGCGGTAAGAAGGCGGCCATCCAATCCCTGGTCGGACAGGTGATGAGACTGTCCAAGGGCAAAGCCAATCCAGAGATAGCCAAACAGGCGCTGGAAAAACAACTGGGCAATTAG
- a CDS encoding four helix bundle protein: protein MEERKKGYRNLLAWQKADELAFQIYKGTELFPKSELYALTSQLRRAALSVPTNIVEGFGRKGKGEMKYFTNIALGSLAEVEYLLGFSERLGYLSKDAYNKFEGIRNETGRLLWGYYESL, encoded by the coding sequence ATGGAGGAGAGGAAAAAGGGATATCGCAATTTATTAGCGTGGCAAAAAGCTGACGAGTTAGCCTTTCAAATATATAAAGGAACAGAACTCTTCCCCAAATCAGAGTTATACGCCCTTACTTCTCAATTAAGAAGAGCTGCTTTATCGGTACCAACAAATATAGTTGAAGGCTTTGGACGCAAGGGCAAAGGCGAAATGAAATATTTTACCAATATTGCTTTAGGTTCATTAGCCGAAGTAGAATATTTACTTGGTTTTTCTGAAAGATTAGGTTATTTATCAAAGGATGCATATAATAAATTTGAGGGAATAAGAAACGAAACAGGACGACTACTCTGGGGTTATTACGAATCGTTGTAA
- the gatA gene encoding Asp-tRNA(Asn)/Glu-tRNA(Gln) amidotransferase subunit GatA produces MSIGSRTGIEIRQLILDKKASAQEVVSELLKHIKSADHKIKAYLTLCEEQALKQAKLIDEKIAAKQPVGALAGIPIAIKDNICTEGVRTTCASKILGNFIPPYDATVIKKIKAADGIIIGKTNLDEFAMGSSCENSAFGPTYNPHNTAYVPGGSSGGSAAAVAASMAPLALGSDTGGSIRQPAALCGVVGLKPTYGSVSRYGLVAFASSLDQIGPIARTTADAELLYSVINGHDPLDSTSAQSKDKPTGGPVDLKNLRIGLPKEFFAEGIQPEIKESVLAAIEAFRKMGAQIKDISLPHTKYGIATYYLIAPSEASSNLARYDGIHYGYRAKEPANLMDLYARSRDEGFGPEVKRRIMLGTFALSSGYYDAYYLQALKVRQLIKQDFDNAWKDVDVIIGPTSPIPAFKVGAKIDDPLQMYLCDIFTVTANLAGIPGISLPCGITRDKLPIGLQILGKEFDEATLFKVASAFEETRDK; encoded by the coding sequence ATGAGTATTGGCTCTAGAACCGGCATAGAAATCAGGCAGTTAATCCTGGACAAAAAGGCCAGCGCCCAAGAGGTGGTCAGCGAACTACTCAAACACATCAAGTCTGCCGACCATAAAATAAAGGCCTATTTGACCCTGTGCGAAGAACAGGCGCTCAAGCAGGCAAAACTCATAGATGAAAAGATAGCGGCCAAACAGCCGGTCGGCGCCCTGGCCGGCATCCCCATCGCCATCAAGGACAATATCTGCACCGAAGGCGTCCGGACTACCTGCGCCTCGAAGATACTGGGCAATTTCATACCGCCCTACGACGCCACGGTCATCAAGAAAATCAAGGCGGCCGACGGCATCATCATCGGCAAGACCAACCTGGACGAATTCGCCATGGGCTCGTCCTGCGAGAACTCGGCATTCGGCCCGACCTACAACCCGCACAACACGGCTTACGTGCCGGGCGGTTCCAGCGGCGGCTCGGCCGCGGCGGTGGCCGCCTCTATGGCGCCCCTGGCCCTGGGCTCGGACACGGGCGGCTCCATCCGCCAACCGGCCGCGCTCTGCGGCGTGGTCGGACTGAAACCAACCTACGGCTCCGTCTCGCGCTACGGCCTGGTCGCATTCGCCTCATCACTGGACCAGATTGGGCCTATCGCCCGAACCACGGCCGACGCCGAACTGCTCTATTCGGTCATCAACGGACACGACCCGCTGGATTCGACATCAGCCCAATCGAAAGACAAGCCGACCGGCGGACCGGTAGACCTTAAAAATCTGCGCATCGGACTGCCCAAAGAATTCTTCGCCGAAGGCATCCAGCCGGAGATAAAAGAGTCGGTCCTTGCGGCCATAGAGGCCTTTCGCAAAATGGGCGCACAAATAAAGGATATCTCCCTGCCGCACACAAAATACGGCATTGCCACATATTACCTGATAGCCCCATCCGAGGCCAGCTCCAACCTGGCCCGTTACGACGGCATTCATTACGGCTACCGGGCCAAGGAACCGGCTAACCTGATGGACCTCTACGCCCGGTCGCGCGACGAGGGTTTTGGTCCGGAGGTCAAGCGCCGGATTATGCTCGGCACCTTCGCCCTGTCCTCGGGCTATTACGACGCCTATTACCTCCAGGCGCTCAAGGTCAGGCAACTGATAAAGCAGGACTTCGATAACGCCTGGAAGGACGTGGATGTGATAATCGGGCCGACCTCGCCCATCCCGGCGTTCAAGGTCGGAGCCAAGATAGACGACCCGCTCCAGATGTATTTGTGCGATATATTCACCGTCACGGCCAACCTGGCCGGGATTCCGGGCATATCCCTGCCGTGCGGGATCACCCGGGATAAACTGCCCATCGGACTTCAGATACTGGGTAAGGAGTTTGACGAAGCAACATTATTCAAAGTGGCCAGTGCCTTTGAAGAGACAAGAGACAAGTGA
- a CDS encoding M28 family peptidase gives METVFNEQNAYRLLKQLSFPRLGGSSEEKRAADMLRKYLKSVGLNPREETFQIQAYQDIHASVEVLSPYRKRYNVSVMGNSGSTPDKGVRSEVVYLNSFSPEHINAARNKVAMVYQGNISKTMFLRLRQNNVKALIRIYEATPQLPQLKQGDLFLKAFGKIPSVFISYEDGLEMIQKGAKTINIISKQKEFKATSRNVVAEIKGTDLPNEKIYIVGHYDSVNKVDGCVDNAGGSVTIAEFARYFAQHPPKRTIVFVWFGSEEMGLKGSWAYTEKHKKELAKPKPPVMLNTPQVKLLINVDVAGTVMGNNGSVICGTEQMATFVDSFAKEKGIPFQTGHSAYSSDNIPFNEKGIPSIALHRYSGNYGHTPLDNMRLMSPAGLKILGQFGLELVSRIVNSVDMPFDLSIPEADKKATHEYIERANPFYVKK, from the coding sequence ATGGAAACAGTATTCAACGAACAGAATGCTTATAGGTTACTAAAGCAGTTATCATTCCCGCGTCTGGGCGGTTCATCCGAGGAAAAGCGCGCCGCGGATATGCTTAGGAAATACCTCAAGTCCGTCGGGCTGAATCCCAGGGAAGAGACCTTCCAGATTCAGGCCTACCAGGACATCCACGCCTCGGTCGAGGTGCTGAGCCCTTACCGCAAGCGTTATAACGTTTCGGTTATGGGCAACAGCGGTTCAACCCCGGACAAGGGCGTCCGGTCCGAAGTGGTCTACCTCAACTCATTCTCGCCCGAGCATATCAATGCCGCCCGGAACAAGGTGGCCATGGTTTACCAGGGGAATATCAGCAAGACCATGTTCCTGCGCCTAAGGCAGAATAATGTCAAGGCATTGATACGCATCTACGAAGCCACGCCGCAGCTGCCGCAGCTGAAACAGGGCGATTTGTTCCTCAAGGCTTTTGGCAAGATACCGTCCGTATTCATCAGCTACGAAGACGGGCTGGAGATGATTCAAAAGGGCGCCAAGACGATTAACATCATTTCCAAACAGAAAGAGTTCAAGGCTACCTCGCGCAACGTGGTGGCCGAAATCAAGGGAACTGACCTGCCCAATGAGAAAATCTATATCGTCGGCCACTATGACAGCGTCAACAAGGTGGATGGCTGCGTCGACAACGCCGGCGGCTCGGTGACCATCGCCGAATTCGCCCGGTATTTCGCCCAGCATCCGCCCAAGCGGACCATAGTATTTGTATGGTTCGGGAGCGAGGAGATGGGGCTCAAGGGCAGTTGGGCCTACACCGAAAAGCATAAGAAAGAACTGGCCAAGCCCAAACCGCCGGTGATGCTCAATACGCCCCAGGTCAAACTGCTCATCAACGTGGATGTAGCCGGCACGGTCATGGGCAATAACGGTTCGGTTATCTGCGGCACGGAGCAGATGGCCACTTTTGTCGATTCATTCGCCAAAGAAAAAGGTATTCCCTTCCAGACGGGTCATTCGGCCTATTCCAGCGACAATATCCCGTTCAATGAGAAGGGCATACCGTCCATCGCCTTGCATCGTTACAGCGGCAACTACGGCCATACGCCGCTGGATAATATGCGCCTGATGAGCCCGGCCGGGCTGAAGATACTCGGGCAGTTCGGGCTGGAGCTGGTCAGCCGCATTGTCAACTCTGTGGATATGCCCTTTGACCTGTCCATACCCGAAGCGGACAAGAAGGCTACACACGAGTATATCGAGCGGGCCAATCCGTTCTACGTTAAGAAATAG
- a CDS encoding peptidoglycan recognition family protein, giving the protein MKFLDFMLTIGAVVAFAFAAYLFASDPGLAQTEEAIVDQKIAETTAGLKGQVSKQVSANKASFTPKPQAVNQLAPVKDDQKAVSANVQWKYIIIHHSATKNGSAKIFDRYHREEKGLAEGLAYHFVIGNGTNSKDGQVETGARWDKQIPGVHCWDGKMNQQSIGICLVGDFDQKNPTEKQVSALLKLLKELCQKYNIPSGNIVVHRDVDKGETNCPGKNFSLDTVKTRLIH; this is encoded by the coding sequence ATGAAATTCCTTGATTTTATGTTGACCATAGGCGCCGTGGTGGCGTTTGCCTTTGCGGCATATCTTTTTGCCTCAGACCCGGGGTTAGCCCAGACCGAAGAGGCCATTGTTGACCAGAAAATAGCCGAAACAACCGCTGGTCTTAAGGGGCAGGTATCCAAACAAGTCAGCGCTAATAAGGCGTCTTTTACCCCGAAACCCCAGGCGGTCAACCAGTTGGCACCGGTCAAGGATGACCAGAAGGCGGTATCAGCAAATGTCCAGTGGAAATATATTATCATTCATCACAGCGCCACCAAGAACGGCAGCGCCAAAATATTTGACAGGTATCACCGGGAAGAAAAAGGGCTGGCCGAGGGTCTGGCCTATCACTTTGTCATCGGCAACGGAACGAACTCCAAGGACGGCCAGGTGGAAACCGGCGCACGCTGGGACAAGCAGATTCCGGGCGTTCATTGCTGGGACGGCAAGATGAACCAGCAGTCAATAGGGATATGCCTGGTGGGGGACTTCGACCAGAAGAATCCTACGGAAAAACAGGTCTCGGCGCTGTTAAAACTGCTCAAGGAACTTTGCCAGAAATACAATATTCCGTCCGGCAATATTGTCGTCCATCGCGATGTGGACAAAGGCGAGACCAATTGCCCTGGCAAGAATTTCTCGCTGGATACCGTCAAAACACGCCTGATACACTAA
- a CDS encoding cyclic 2,3-diphosphoglycerate synthase, whose amino-acid sequence MKKIKVIIMGAAGKDFHTFNTCFRDNPKYEIMAFTATQIPDIAGRKYPPELAGKLYPKGIQIYPESDLLKLIKKYKIDEVYFAYSDVSYDYIDGHRKKVEKAGAEFKLPDPNATMIKAHKPVIAICAVRTGAGKSPCTRRVVNILKQHNKKVAVIRHPMPYGDLREQIVQRFETIQDMNKHKCTIEEREEYEPHIVKGAIVYAGVDYQKILDAAEKEADFILWDGGNNDTPFYKPNLYITVADPLRAGHELSYYPGRVNFEMADVIVINKVDTAEPSAVESIAKNAKKYNPDAIVIKANSPIFVADSAVIKGKKVLVIEDGPTVTHGEMGYGAGFVAAKKYKAKEIIDPRPYAVGKLAEVFKKYKHTKSVLPAVGYSAQQIKDLEATIKKTPADLVIIATPIDLLKLVKIDKPSVRVTYELEEITKPTLEDIVKRML is encoded by the coding sequence ATGAAAAAGATAAAGGTCATCATAATGGGCGCGGCCGGCAAAGATTTCCACACCTTCAATACCTGTTTCCGCGACAACCCCAAGTACGAAATAATGGCATTCACGGCCACCCAGATACCAGACATCGCCGGGCGGAAATACCCGCCAGAACTGGCCGGCAAGCTTTATCCCAAAGGCATCCAGATATATCCGGAAAGCGACCTGCTCAAGCTTATCAAGAAGTATAAGATAGACGAGGTCTATTTCGCCTACAGCGACGTGTCTTATGATTACATCGACGGCCACCGCAAGAAGGTTGAAAAAGCCGGAGCCGAGTTCAAGCTGCCCGATCCGAACGCCACCATGATAAAGGCGCACAAACCGGTCATCGCCATCTGTGCGGTCCGGACCGGGGCCGGCAAAAGCCCCTGCACCCGCCGGGTGGTCAACATCCTAAAACAGCATAACAAAAAAGTCGCGGTCATCCGCCATCCCATGCCATACGGCGACCTGAGGGAACAGATTGTCCAACGCTTTGAAACCATCCAGGATATGAACAAGCATAAATGCACCATCGAGGAACGAGAGGAATACGAACCGCACATCGTCAAAGGCGCCATCGTCTATGCCGGAGTCGATTATCAGAAGATACTTGATGCGGCCGAGAAAGAAGCCGACTTCATACTCTGGGACGGCGGCAACAACGACACCCCCTTCTACAAGCCCAACCTGTACATCACCGTAGCCGACCCCTTAAGGGCCGGACACGAGCTGTCGTATTACCCCGGCCGGGTCAACTTCGAGATGGCCGATGTAATCGTCATAAACAAGGTCGATACGGCCGAACCGTCGGCCGTGGAAAGCATCGCTAAAAACGCCAAGAAATATAATCCCGATGCCATAGTCATCAAAGCCAATTCGCCCATCTTCGTGGCTGATTCCGCCGTCATCAAGGGCAAAAAGGTCCTGGTCATCGAGGACGGCCCGACCGTGACGCACGGCGAAATGGGTTACGGCGCCGGATTCGTGGCCGCCAAAAAATACAAGGCCAAGGAAATCATCGACCCCAGGCCTTATGCCGTCGGCAAGCTGGCTGAAGTATTCAAGAAATACAAACATACCAAGTCCGTACTGCCGGCCGTCGGTTACAGCGCCCAGCAAATCAAAGACCTGGAAGCGACCATAAAGAAAACGCCGGCTGACCTGGTAATCATAGCCACGCCGATAGACCTGCTTAAGTTGGTCAAGATTGACAAGCCGTCGGTTCGGGTTACATACGAGCTGGAAGAAATCACAAAGCCAACGCTGGAAGATATCGTTAAGAGGATGCTCTAA